A stretch of Herpetosiphon gulosus DNA encodes these proteins:
- a CDS encoding replication-relaxation family protein encodes MPTTLTNASALVRVALTPRDLAIFQTLADARFLTAAAIEWLHFPDRRPVWEADMQARMQTACTEPYRIGRSVYRRLHLLVSAGYLYRLVRPIARLGHGGGREPDLYALSERGADAVAMEQDDPIDRASEFRQRPWSHMTTNHAAEIGDVYAALRVKIASMPGLAMEGWQHDVQLSRAYDQVTVTRPLNGRMERVVLPVVPDGTFVLVHPRGRMRVFLEVDRGTRRTETWREKIMAYQAYHGSPALHTRYGTQQFLVLAIAPSTVQQRRLMNATAAVVGGASPRYLFTLRAAVHPLRIGAEWRRIAGITRTPVAVEGVGRMHERVEAVTEPHIFLQ; translated from the coding sequence ATGCCCACGACGCTGACGAACGCTTCAGCTTTGGTGCGGGTCGCGTTGACCCCGCGTGACCTCGCGATTTTTCAGACCTTGGCGGATGCCCGCTTTTTAACCGCTGCGGCCATCGAATGGCTGCACTTTCCCGACCGCCGCCCCGTGTGGGAAGCGGATATGCAGGCCCGCATGCAGACGGCCTGCACCGAGCCGTATCGGATTGGACGGTCGGTCTATCGGCGGCTCCATTTATTAGTGAGTGCTGGCTATCTGTATCGCCTCGTTCGACCGATCGCACGGCTTGGCCATGGGGGAGGGCGCGAACCCGATCTGTATGCACTCTCAGAACGTGGAGCCGATGCGGTAGCGATGGAGCAGGATGATCCGATTGATCGGGCCTCCGAGTTTCGCCAGCGGCCATGGTCCCATATGACGACCAATCATGCCGCCGAGATTGGCGACGTGTATGCTGCGCTGCGGGTCAAGATTGCCAGTATGCCAGGCTTGGCCATGGAGGGGTGGCAGCATGATGTCCAGTTGTCACGGGCCTACGATCAGGTGACGGTCACCCGTCCGCTGAATGGTCGCATGGAGCGGGTGGTGTTGCCCGTCGTTCCCGATGGGACGTTTGTGCTGGTGCATCCGCGAGGCCGCATGCGGGTGTTCCTCGAAGTGGATCGGGGGACGCGCCGCACGGAAACGTGGCGTGAGAAAATCATGGCGTATCAGGCGTACCATGGGAGTCCCGCGCTGCACACGCGCTATGGCACGCAGCAGTTTCTGGTTTTGGCGATTGCCCCCAGCACCGTCCAGCAACGGCGGCTGATGAACGCGACCGCCGCCGTGGTGGGCGGGGCGAGTCCCCGTTATTTATTCACCCTGCGTGCGGCGGTGCATCCGTTGCGGATTGGTGCGGAATGGCGCAGAATAGCGGGCATAACGCGCACACCCGTGGCCGTGGAAGGGGTGGGACGGATGCATGAACGGGTGGAAGCCGTGACGGAGCCGCATATCTTTTTGCAGTAA